CACCCGGCCATgtcctcccccctcccccttggTGGTCTAGTCAGCTCGGGACGCTACTTCCGGCCGCCGTACGATTTGCTACTCTTCGCTTGAATGATGCGGGAAATGTACGGGGTGCGGGTGTCCACGTAACCGAGACTGCTGCTCCGCCCGTCCTCATCCTCGTCATTATCGGCCGCGTGTTCCTCGCCATTTCCGTTAAAGTGTCTCCTCGCTCCCGTCCCATTTGTCGCCACTCGTTTCTGCTCCTGCTCGTCGTCATGGTCGTCCTCCTCTTGATCGGGGTgttcttccggttccgctcGGTTTGATCGCTTGTACTGCCGCTCCATGCTTGTGAACTCCTTCCGTCGGTACAATCCTGCCCGACTCGTCCCCCCCTGATGCGGGAGACTGTCCCCATCCGGATCGGATCGCTTCGTTTCACCCTGtcggtaggaaaaaaaagcccatcagCAAAAGTTGGTTTTGGTGGCAACCCCGCACCCGCACCCCTTCTTACCGTCGAGTCCTGCTCGCCGTCACCGTCCGGCTGGAGGTGATGATCCGGATGTGCTTCCATCGAGAACAACCGCAACTGGTGCCGGATGGAGGCTTTCTCACGTGCCCGCTTCTTCTGGAACTCCTCCTCAACGCGCCGCATCGCCTCCAGCTCGCTCAATCGCATCGCTTCCTTAATTTCCGCCTCGCGGGACAGCTTTTCCGCGACACGGCGCTTCTCAATCTGTCTGATTGTGCTCTGGAAGGTGAACCGATGGTTACGCCTGTTCGACAGCTTCACCGGGAAGCTTTCGAGTTCGGCCACCAGTGGAACCGGATCTTGCATGTTTTCTTTGTCACCCGGGCTTCGGCCCGTTGCGGGATCTTTCGGGACGGTGGCCACAGGTGGTACTGGAGCGATCGTCTGCTTTTCACCCTGTTGATTGGCGCTCCGGcggctgttgttgttctcgTCCTGTTTCGCACCCTTCTCACTCGGTTGGTGCAGCTTGGTCGGTTCTTTCGGCAGGTACATCATGTGCTTACCGCTCACAAGGTACCCTATCGAGCTGTGCTTGCTTTGCGTGGTGCCAATCGAGACAACCACATCCGCACCGTCACGTTCCCGTCCGTCGGGAAGTAACTTCAAGCGCTTATCTGGCCCACTTCCGGGGCTAGAACCGCCACCCAAACTGCCTAGCTTGCCGTCCAATCGACCGAGAAACCAATTGCTGTCGCTGTTATCCATTGGCCGGTCGCAGTTATCCTCGCTTTTGAACGCACCCGAGACGGATTTGCGGAACTTTTGCAAGCTGTTGAACACGTGCTTTTCCAcctgtgggagagagagagagaacaacgGATTAAGGACGTGCCAACGTGGAAGTGGAAAGCTTAGAATAGCCCGTTATCTGCACCTTTTCATCTGCCGCTTCGACGTTATATATCGAAAGGTGATTCTCGCGTGGCAAGGACAAACTGAACAGATGTCCTTTGGAAGCGAAATCCTGCCGAGTGTCTCCAAGCCCCCGGCCAGCACCATCCTCAATCAATTGCCGGCGTTGTGGCTCACTGCCACTACCCGTTGTGGTCTCATCTTCCTCCGgctcatcatcctcatcctcatcgtcgtcttcgtcgtcatcCAGATCCTGCTGAGGTGTCCACGGCATCAGCAAAAGTGCACTGGATGACCATCCACCCCCGTTGGTcgctccaccaccgccaccgccaccctTGTGCAGCTGTGTGCCACTCTCCGGACTTGCGTCATCCACCCGATCGTCCTTGCCCGGTGTCGTCAGCAGCGCATCCTGCCCAATGTCGGCCAAAATGCCGGCATCACCCGAGATGCCACTATCACCGCTCTTGTTGTCCTGTAGCCCCGGTACCGGCTCACGATACACCTGCTGAATGCGATCTTCCGGCACTTCCAGCTCCTGCTCGAGCCCGCGCATGAATGGTTTCTTCTCCGGACTCCCACCGGACCCGCCGAGCGGTTCCACCAACGGTGCATCACGGCAAAATTCGTCCTCCGTCGTAAGCAACCGCCAAGCAGCTGCTGGACTGAACCGTGGTATGTCAAACTGCTTGCGAGGAAGCGTCGGGCGTAACTTAAGCGCAATCTCCTGGTGGTTAACACCATCACCCTCTTCCCACGGACTACCCGTGCACGTCATCCGCACATCCGCTTCTGACGACGCGACGGAATCGGACGACCGGAACCGGCTGCTATTCAGCAAACTGGCCGCAAACTGATCAATCAGCTCCATCTGCGTGTGGCCAATCTCCTCCACCGACTGACCATCGATGGGTTCTTGTGGGCGCGTTTCCCGCCGATTCACACCTCCATTCCCCTCACTCTCGCTGTCCGCGATGCGTGGCTCACCGACGAAGGGAGGCCCGATGGCGGTTCTCGCGGTTCCGGTGAACCTTCGCGATCCTTGACCCACATCATCCCGCATGCCAAAGTAGAAGCTCGTTtttggcggtggcggtggtggtggaggcgtcGCAGGTGGAGGTGAATCACGCGCGTCCACCTTCGCGTCCTGTTTCGCCCCATCCCGGTGTTCCAGTTCCTTTGCTGGCTCGACTGTGATCACCAGCGCGTTAGaggccggtttcggtttgatCCCACCACTAGAGGGCGCTCCGAGCAGCGAAAACCTCGAGCTCGCCGATTCGGTGACCTTTTGTGACCTGGACTGGCCTGATCGCCCGGCAGCAGGCGATGGACCACCCTCGATAAGTGGGCTGCTCGTTTTTCGCCTCGTCGCCAACTGCAGCTCCTTCTGGAAGTCGGTAATGGCCGCCGCACCGGACGCGGACTGCTTACGTTGCGCTTCAGCGAGCGCCATCTTGCGCTGGTAGCTTTCAGCCGCGGTGCCAACTTGCTGGCGAGGTTTAACCTCCACCCGAACCGGTACGGCCGTAACCGACGTGCCCGGGTCCTGTTCCAGCAGGGTTTTCACGATCGATTTACGGCGCGATAGTGGCGGTGACATGGTCGGTTTTGTGGCCGGCCGTGATTCGGCTTCACGCTGCCGCTCGAGCCCGAGCAGCCCCGCGTCGAAGGTTTTCTCCCGCCGGAAGAACGAGGTCGGATTTGGGCGGGGTGAAAGCTGCTCCAACGCACCCGCCAGCTTCTCGTCCTCGGTAGGACCGCAATCGTTTCGATGCGCGTGCGTCAGTACGAGCGAGGACGATCCGCTTGATGGGATAGGTGGACCGTTGGGGCGCATGAAACCTCCACCCGGTGCACCGCTGCCCGGTTGCGCGTGTTTGCCCGGGAACTTAGCATCCGAGGCCTCCGGAAGTTTGGCGATGGTGGgcgttttcttcgtttctgCGCGCGTTTTGAACAAGCGCAATTTGCGCGTCGCCGCCACGTTGAAGCTGCCATCGCTCGAGGAAGGCAACGTGGATGTGTGCGTGTCCGGGGCAGGTTTGCGTAAGGGTGAGTACGCGATTATGCGCTGCCGGTCGCTGTCT
This genomic interval from Anopheles nili chromosome X, idAnoNiliSN_F5_01, whole genome shotgun sequence contains the following:
- the LOC128729157 gene encoding uncharacterized protein LOC128729157 — translated: MGNSGSMSGLSGYEEGYHHHPGYHHHHQRYHDAMRGEAAGLSASWMDSYQRDHHTRRGGPRDHEQPQVKVLPDIPGKVAKLRSTNNGNILHAGGTISKNNQALQRSKSISSPTYQQHQQQQPGSFSECDEELELSSLQPPRMLMQRSRTQLNLMGGGRMRNGHAYGHEDDGRDGRGAPERGGRAQPPRYGEPTGPGASAETLNNRKRFGSEPDLRLSLLPRATGPQQEPQMGGGSRHPKTAQSKIMKGKNKKKAPVPPVMEKRDASKDSDRQRIIAYSPLRKPAPDTHTSTLPSSSDGSFNVAATRKLRLFKTRAETKKTPTIAKLPEASDAKFPGKHAQPGSGAPGGGFMRPNGPPIPSSGSSSLVLTHAHRNDCGPTEDEKLAGALEQLSPRPNPTSFFRREKTFDAGLLGLERQREAESRPATKPTMSPPLSRRKSIVKTLLEQDPGTSVTAVPVRVEVKPRQQVGTAAESYQRKMALAEAQRKQSASGAAAITDFQKELQLATRRKTSSPLIEGGPSPAAGRSGQSRSQKVTESASSRFSLLGAPSSGGIKPKPASNALVITVEPAKELEHRDGAKQDAKVDARDSPPPATPPPPPPPPKTSFYFGMRDDVGQGSRRFTGTARTAIGPPFVGEPRIADSESEGNGGVNRRETRPQEPIDGQSVEEIGHTQMELIDQFAASLLNSSRFRSSDSVASSEADVRMTCTGSPWEEGDGVNHQEIALKLRPTLPRKQFDIPRFSPAAAWRLLTTEDEFCRDAPLVEPLGGSGGSPEKKPFMRGLEQELEVPEDRIQQVYREPVPGLQDNKSGDSGISGDAGILADIGQDALLTTPGKDDRVDDASPESGTQLHKGGGGGGGATNGGGWSSSALLLMPWTPQQDLDDDEDDDEDEDDEPEEDETTTGSGSEPQRRQLIEDGAGRGLGDTRQDFASKGHLFSLSLPRENHLSIYNVEAADEKVEKHVFNSLQKFRKSVSGAFKSEDNCDRPMDNSDSNWFLGRLDGKLGSLGGGSSPGSGPDKRLKLLPDGRERDGADVVVSIGTTQSKHSSIGYLVSGKHMMYLPKEPTKLHQPSEKGAKQDENNNSRRSANQQGEKQTIAPVPPVATVPKDPATGRSPGDKENMQDPVPLVAELESFPVKLSNRRNHRFTFQSTIRQIEKRRVAEKLSREAEIKEAMRLSELEAMRRVEEEFQKKRAREKASIRHQLRLFSMEAHPDHHLQPDGDGEQDSTGETKRSDPDGDSLPHQGGTSRAGLYRRKEFTSMERQYKRSNRAEPEEHPDQEEDDHDDEQEQKRVATNGTGARRHFNGNGEEHAADNDEDEDGRSSSLGYVDTRTPYISRIIQAKSSKSYGGRK